A window from Candidatus Nitrosotenuis uzonensis encodes these proteins:
- a CDS encoding 3'-5' exoribonuclease YhaM family protein, whose translation MFDQQIRKLQFVSDLKEGDNIDSIFAVRSKSPLFPYKNGKQGSWFSIQIADKTGKIEARFWGNESTKTQMIWNLIQNSDVIHVKGMVIRYNQALQISISGTDEIKNVEKYSVGDFLPRSKKDISEMLGELRSLLSEMKNPYIATLVDSFLNDSEFMEKFSRCPAAVSRHQNYLGGLLEHTLNLIHICKTIAKDRPELDKDLLLSGCFLHDIGKIREYEISSTITISEEGRLIGHISIGQHMVEEKISKIDGFPKDLKLKLIHIILSHHGKLEWGSPKEPQFSEALVIHLADQTDAKTDYIIKH comes from the coding sequence ATGTTCGACCAACAAATAAGAAAATTACAATTTGTATCAGACCTGAAGGAAGGAGATAATATAGATTCTATCTTTGCTGTAAGAAGCAAATCTCCATTATTTCCGTACAAAAATGGGAAGCAAGGTTCTTGGTTTTCAATCCAGATAGCCGATAAAACAGGCAAAATTGAGGCTAGATTTTGGGGAAATGAATCAACTAAAACCCAAATGATTTGGAATTTAATCCAAAATAGTGATGTTATCCATGTTAAAGGAATGGTTATCAGATATAATCAAGCATTACAAATTTCAATTTCAGGCACAGATGAAATTAAAAACGTAGAGAAATATTCAGTTGGTGATTTTCTACCTAGATCTAAAAAAGACATTTCAGAAATGCTAGGGGAGCTACGAAGTCTTCTTTCTGAAATGAAGAATCCGTACATAGCTACCCTAGTTGATAGTTTTCTTAATGATTCGGAATTTATGGAAAAATTTTCACGTTGCCCAGCTGCCGTATCTAGACATCAGAATTATCTTGGAGGACTGTTAGAACATACTCTAAATCTCATTCATATCTGTAAAACCATAGCAAAAGATCGGCCAGAATTAGACAAAGATCTTCTCCTATCAGGGTGTTTTCTACACGACATTGGAAAAATTAGAGAATACGAGATTTCAAGTACTATCACCATTAGTGAAGAAGGTAGACTAATTGGTCATATCAGCATAGGTCAACATATGGTTGAGGAGAAAATATCAAAGATTGATGGGTTTCCAAAGGATCTGAAACTCAAACTAATCCACATTATACTTAGTCATCATGGAAAATTAGAATGGGGGTCTCCTAAGGAACCACAGTTTTCAGAGGCTTTGGTAATTCATCTAGCCGATCAAACGGATGCAAAAACCGATTATATTATTAAACATTGA
- a CDS encoding DNA primase family protein, protein MSRKKRNKKENFGTSDIESREIFEQSPHVILARKITKDFHFQTLKDTEEILVYEDGIYKEGAEVLIKEQCQKLMGTCDTSICKETINTIKRLSYIPRDAFDSDPKILNVKNGLLNLETGELKEHTPDYPSRIQLSVPHNPKAKPERFMEFLMSSLPDHKDRTTVLEEFASILCPHLNLELIYVHLGEGANGKSTLFFVIEVFFGEDNVSNTSIHDLVDNKFARADLDGKCVNLYADIESDELKKMGLLKALASQDTMQAEKKFKNTFKLKNKARLFFSANRLPKLNDNSDGAYRRFIVTEWKVKFRSEVDGIGQKKNPNLKFELTTEEELSGILNLLIKVRKRLVSQKRLTYERSIAEMREEWQKKSDPIPKFIEECLVEDIEALAPKKITQIIYKRWCKKYNIMPESQATFNKELKKNVRVESKTSRMDGKPTKVWKGISLNPNSEVVTEVTDVTSFTI, encoded by the coding sequence ATGAGTAGAAAAAAACGAAATAAAAAAGAAAACTTTGGTACTAGCGACATAGAATCACGTGAGATTTTTGAGCAGTCTCCACATGTTATTCTGGCACGAAAAATAACAAAAGATTTCCACTTTCAGACACTAAAAGACACTGAAGAAATTCTTGTCTATGAAGATGGAATCTACAAGGAAGGAGCAGAGGTACTCATAAAAGAACAATGCCAAAAATTGATGGGTACTTGTGATACATCAATTTGCAAGGAAACCATCAACACGATTAAGAGACTTTCCTATATTCCAAGAGACGCATTTGACAGTGATCCAAAGATCCTGAACGTAAAGAATGGTCTGTTGAACTTGGAAACTGGAGAACTCAAGGAACATACGCCTGATTATCCAAGTAGGATACAACTATCAGTACCACACAATCCAAAGGCAAAACCAGAGAGATTCATGGAATTTCTGATGAGTAGCTTGCCTGACCATAAGGACAGGACAACAGTACTTGAGGAATTTGCCTCCATTCTTTGCCCACACTTGAATCTAGAGCTAATCTATGTTCATTTGGGGGAGGGAGCAAATGGAAAAAGTACGCTTTTCTTCGTCATAGAGGTTTTCTTTGGTGAAGATAATGTCTCAAATACATCTATTCATGACTTGGTAGACAACAAGTTTGCCAGGGCTGATCTTGATGGAAAGTGTGTGAATCTTTATGCCGACATTGAATCAGACGAGCTAAAGAAGATGGGTTTGCTAAAAGCCCTAGCAAGTCAAGATACCATGCAGGCAGAAAAGAAGTTCAAAAACACCTTCAAGCTGAAGAATAAGGCGAGGCTATTTTTCTCAGCGAATAGACTACCAAAGTTGAATGACAACTCTGATGGAGCATACAGAAGATTCATCGTCACAGAATGGAAGGTAAAGTTTCGCTCTGAGGTAGATGGAATTGGACAGAAAAAGAACCCAAATCTCAAGTTTGAATTGACGACAGAGGAAGAGCTTTCTGGAATACTCAATCTTTTGATAAAGGTAAGAAAGAGACTGGTATCTCAGAAGCGATTGACCTATGAACGTTCAATAGCTGAGATGCGAGAAGAATGGCAGAAAAAGTCAGACCCCATTCCAAAGTTCATAGAAGAATGCCTAGTGGAAGACATTGAGGCATTGGCACCAAAGAAGATCACGCAAATAATCTACAAAAGATGGTGTAAAAAATACAACATAATGCCAGAAAGTCAAGCTACCTTCAACAAGGAATTGAAGAAGAATGTTCGTGTTGAATCTAAAACTAGCAGAATGGATGGAAAACCAACCAAAGTGTGGAAAGGCATAAGCCTTAACCCCAACAGCGAGGTCGTTACCGAAGTAACCGATGTAACCAGTTTTACTATTTAG
- a CDS encoding AbiV family abortive infection protein — translation MIIDSTHFVMADYMVDLTRQQAYAAVQLCLQNAREYLKDAKMHYDNKRFQHIRIPLQFSLEESGKARAMIDQLQNGQQTIQMNRDMRKGHQIKVDYIRQFVKPSKQKEQEYNDVWSACPFLSPSAEPIFDGEAEEMRKMMQEQIASDTTKKFIELDKDIINSLTVDAHEKRLGTLVNFDDNTFDPILAGSMNEGHCLVLIDAINNMLDDFDSTFSKINP, via the coding sequence GTGATAATAGATAGTACTCATTTTGTAATGGCAGATTACATGGTAGATCTAACCAGACAACAGGCTTACGCTGCTGTACAACTGTGCCTACAAAACGCTAGAGAATACCTTAAAGATGCAAAAATGCATTATGATAACAAGAGGTTTCAGCACATACGTATTCCACTTCAATTTTCATTAGAGGAATCTGGAAAGGCTAGAGCTATGATAGATCAGCTACAAAATGGACAGCAAACTATACAGATGAATCGCGATATGCGGAAAGGACATCAAATTAAAGTGGATTATATTAGACAATTTGTAAAACCTAGCAAACAGAAAGAACAGGAATACAATGATGTTTGGAGTGCTTGTCCTTTTCTTAGCCCAAGTGCAGAACCAATTTTTGATGGCGAAGCCGAAGAAATGAGAAAAATGATGCAAGAACAGATTGCAAGCGATACAACAAAAAAATTCATAGAATTGGATAAGGACATCATTAATAGTTTAACTGTAGATGCCCATGAAAAACGACTTGGTACGCTAGTTAATTTTGACGATAACACGTTTGATCCCATATTGGCTGGATCTATGAATGAAGGTCATTGTTTAGTATTGATTGACGCAATTAACAATATGTTAGATGATTTCGATTCTACATTTTCCAAAATTAATCCATGA
- a CDS encoding helix-turn-helix domain-containing protein, translating to MTKSDELLGYIKASSYRYKIIKALEGRKLTPKDLAKETSIPLSHVSNTLAELLDKELVVCLTPKLKKGRLYDLTKESMKAVNDLE from the coding sequence TTGACAAAATCTGACGAATTATTAGGGTATATCAAAGCGAGTTCGTACAGGTATAAAATAATCAAAGCATTAGAAGGCAGAAAACTAACTCCCAAGGATCTTGCCAAAGAAACTAGTATTCCTCTCTCTCACGTGAGTAATACTTTAGCAGAGTTATTGGATAAAGAGCTAGTGGTATGCTTGACTCCCAAACTAAAGAAAGGGAGATTGTATGATCTTACGAAAGAAAGTATGAAAGCTGTGAACGATCTTGAATAA
- a CDS encoding cupredoxin domain-containing protein has translation MSNDDTKEKIEDVKNIENKFYEFLRDAQPLAFLASFSMIIAVFAFPNDRFNSVFEFAAIASAMFLVSFIVSLIGRIALFGESLEKSDRSTYTDLARYGTFFFFGIGIIYLILILLEFSKTISSSITSISIGWVPLFMGIAIFLSVRKGIKDSIKNDSLIRKLTSIVFIVTITLLLFDGVKNLTKGLTGIILIPDDISRVLSYSLFALFGAVVVLMGIQNKKTKGSFTNPDYKEGKTGQILNIVYVIIAFVFIVVIFMHTNATTNCDEKCKSYFENLGFLCTKENENIFSCRFVADKPITVIIPQDASISPNEKNFSPNQIVVSLEVNNTIRWVNLDKNNHKIMSDDNLFNSNELFSGDAFTYRFTKEGAYYYHGDLPWLSGKIIVKDIDVNYKKGKPLEQMTNEQNIFYLIFRTTDNWNPIQKLSILSKNSIMLNLQNQTEPQPMAIGDTIVVNCLIYEDHPIKANMTLMEINENKSYVIFKKIQRNTEFCDDGVTFVS, from the coding sequence ATGTCCAATGATGATACTAAAGAAAAAATTGAAGACGTTAAGAATATTGAAAATAAATTCTATGAATTTCTTAGAGATGCCCAACCATTAGCCTTCTTAGCATCCTTCTCTATGATTATAGCAGTTTTTGCATTTCCTAATGACAGATTTAATTCAGTTTTTGAATTTGCAGCAATAGCATCAGCTATGTTCCTAGTGTCATTTATCGTCTCATTGATTGGACGAATAGCTCTATTTGGAGAATCATTAGAAAAATCAGATAGATCAACATATACCGATCTAGCAAGATATGGTACTTTCTTTTTCTTTGGAATTGGAATAATTTACCTTATCCTAATTCTGCTAGAGTTCTCAAAAACTATCTCTTCGTCAATTACTTCTATCAGTATAGGATGGGTTCCTCTATTCATGGGGATTGCCATTTTTCTTTCTGTTAGAAAGGGAATAAAAGATTCTATAAAAAATGACTCACTCATACGAAAATTAACCAGTATTGTCTTTATAGTTACAATTACATTGTTACTTTTTGATGGTGTCAAGAATCTTACCAAAGGATTAACTGGAATAATTCTAATTCCAGATGATATTTCTCGAGTTCTTTCATATTCGCTATTTGCTCTATTTGGTGCAGTTGTTGTTTTGATGGGAATACAAAATAAAAAAACAAAAGGTTCGTTTACTAACCCAGATTATAAAGAAGGAAAAACTGGTCAGATATTGAACATTGTTTATGTAATAATCGCATTCGTTTTCATAGTAGTCATATTTATGCATACAAATGCCACAACAAACTGTGACGAAAAATGTAAATCATATTTCGAAAATCTTGGATTTTTATGTACTAAAGAAAATGAAAATATCTTTTCATGCAGATTTGTTGCAGATAAGCCAATCACAGTCATAATTCCACAAGATGCATCAATATCACCAAATGAAAAAAATTTTTCACCAAACCAAATTGTTGTTAGTTTAGAAGTAAACAATACCATACGTTGGGTTAATCTTGATAAAAATAATCATAAAATAATGAGTGATGATAATCTGTTTAATTCTAACGAGTTATTTTCTGGTGATGCATTCACGTATCGATTTACAAAAGAAGGTGCATATTATTATCATGGTGACTTGCCTTGGTTATCAGGCAAAATAATAGTTAAGGACATTGATGTCAATTACAAAAAAGGGAAACCACTAGAACAGATGACCAATGAACAAAATATCTTTTATTTAATATTTAGAACAACTGATAATTGGAATCCAATACAAAAATTATCAATTTTATCAAAGAATTCTATAATGCTAAACTTACAGAATCAGACAGAACCACAACCTATGGCAATCGGGGATACTATTGTAGTGAATTGTCTCATTTATGAGGATCATCCCATAAAGGCAAACATGACGTTGATGGAGATTAATGAAAATAAGTCATATGTGATTTTTAAAAAAATTCAAAGAAATACTGAATTTTGTGATGATGGAGTAACTTTTGTATCTTGA
- a CDS encoding M57 family metalloprotease — translation MKITLVLIVGIVFMLSYSIDTVSAYSTTAITVPSGTKYTLWTDLNAGNRFQVSISVSGGTNDDVYLAVTDPYGNTLVSGRIVQQYSTEIVADSTGRYNFEFDNNMSAVSDKQVSFSYQTISQSQNPNTPSSDSTNYNPNVQESYHYVYIDQLPDYATSYATNVIYEATNAWTNANPDIKFYKAETEGQADLVVHWIRDYGTVAGTLGEYVRGTKLVQVGLGDSNCLGTWQPYSTQTVEHIATHEIGHFLGLDHSSNPNSIMYPVIPIDYGEVTIQQNLAAGYISYVPFCTSKDETSFHYSITSDDPTYGFKVYVVPAISEYDGLKNSLSFNHYSGSGCYGENYITYGNTCEGISKGSGLLIILDNRQTNALTKLTITQQEIPFTTGTMQSTTSAIVSYNYMSNAEETQATMQKAISEAQSSLQSQIDAAAKAQAQAEAQAESVAQAKEQMQNKINTVMEKAQSEISKVKSEAESKIGAISEAHEKKDVYQSQIDKLNSELISLEKSISDKSDESSQDEINMADTSPTRDYTLFLHITIKA, via the coding sequence GTGAAAATCACTCTTGTATTGATTGTAGGTATAGTGTTCATGTTATCCTACAGTATTGATACAGTTTCTGCATATTCTACTACTGCTATTACTGTACCATCTGGAACCAAGTATACGTTATGGACAGATCTAAATGCAGGCAATAGATTTCAAGTTTCAATATCTGTATCTGGGGGAACAAATGATGATGTTTATCTGGCTGTAACAGACCCGTATGGCAACACTCTGGTATCTGGAAGAATAGTTCAACAATACAGTACAGAAATTGTTGCAGATTCTACTGGACGTTATAATTTTGAATTCGATAACAACATGTCTGCTGTCAGCGACAAACAAGTGTCGTTTTCTTATCAAACAATATCACAATCCCAAAACCCAAACACACCTAGTTCAGATTCTACAAACTATAATCCAAATGTCCAAGAAAGTTATCATTATGTTTACATCGATCAATTGCCAGACTATGCCACAAGTTATGCAACAAATGTGATTTATGAGGCAACAAATGCATGGACTAATGCTAATCCAGACATCAAGTTTTACAAAGCAGAAACAGAGGGACAGGCTGATTTGGTTGTTCATTGGATAAGAGATTATGGTACTGTAGCCGGTACTCTTGGAGAATATGTTAGGGGTACTAAACTAGTTCAAGTCGGACTTGGAGATAGCAACTGTCTTGGAACATGGCAACCATATTCTACACAAACCGTGGAACACATTGCTACACACGAAATTGGACATTTCTTGGGGCTGGATCATTCCTCAAATCCTAACAGCATCATGTATCCAGTTATACCAATTGATTATGGTGAAGTCACAATTCAGCAAAATCTTGCGGCAGGATACATTTCATATGTCCCGTTCTGCACTAGCAAAGATGAGACTTCTTTCCATTATTCTATAACCTCGGATGATCCAACCTATGGATTCAAAGTGTATGTGGTTCCAGCTATCAGCGAATATGATGGTCTAAAAAATAGCTTATCATTCAATCATTATTCTGGTAGTGGATGCTATGGAGAAAATTATATCACGTACGGCAACACGTGTGAGGGAATATCAAAAGGTAGTGGTTTACTCATCATACTTGATAACAGACAAACAAACGCCCTAACAAAATTAACCATAACTCAACAAGAGATACCATTTACAACGGGTACAATGCAATCCACTACGTCTGCAATTGTATCATACAATTACATGTCTAATGCTGAGGAGACACAAGCAACCATGCAAAAAGCTATATCTGAAGCGCAATCTTCACTACAATCTCAAATAGATGCGGCCGCAAAAGCACAAGCTCAGGCAGAAGCACAAGCGGAATCTGTAGCCCAAGCAAAAGAGCAAATGCAGAACAAAATAAACACGGTAATGGAAAAGGCACAGTCTGAAATTTCAAAGGTAAAATCCGAAGCAGAGTCGAAAATAGGTGCAATATCGGAGGCTCATGAGAAAAAGGATGTATATCAGAGTCAGATCGATAAACTAAATTCTGAACTAATATCTTTGGAAAAATCAATTTCTGATAAATCAGATGAAAGCTCCCAAGATGAAATCAATATGGCGGATACCAGTCCTACAAGGGATTATACGTTGTTCCTCCATATTACTATCAAAGCGTAA
- a CDS encoding transposase produces MVRPHTVLRTILLYKTPQTTKEIRQGIHTSRHERQIVCGIKIRHRRRHDSVDFAPLLQQATRLVPVGIVVADRGYDSEQNHVMTENLGIPRTIIRPKYESLQVWKTKGFHRKMIKRRFDWGSYHQRSKAETIFSVIKRMLGEDILSRYILTQNREVMYRIIAYNCYRITRNYLVIVGVFYRATRFQ; encoded by the coding sequence ATGGTCAGGCCTCATACTGTGCTACGCACTATATTATTATACAAAACGCCTCAAACTACGAAGGAAATTCGTCAAGGTATCCATACTAGCAGACATGAGAGGCAAATCGTTTGTGGCATCAAGATACGGCATCGCAGGAGGCACGATTCCGTCGATTTTGCACCACTGCTACAGCAAGCTACACGGCTGGTTCCTGTCGGGATCGTCGTTGCAGACCGGGGGTATGATTCTGAGCAGAACCATGTCATGACAGAAAATCTTGGCATACCACGTACCATCATACGCCCAAAATACGAATCCCTGCAGGTGTGGAAAACAAAGGGTTTCCACCGCAAAATGATAAAGCGTCGTTTTGACTGGGGATCATACCACCAGAGGAGCAAGGCAGAGACCATATTTTCTGTAATAAAGAGAATGCTGGGCGAGGATATTCTCTCAAGGTACATCCTGACGCAGAACAGAGAGGTGATGTACCGAATAATAGCATACAATTGTTACAGGATTACCAGAAATTATTTAGTAATTGTGGGTGTTTTCTACAGGGCTACACGATTCCAATGA